The Pseudomonas triclosanedens genome has a window encoding:
- a CDS encoding efflux RND transporter periplasmic adaptor subunit: MRGQRRVWVAAGVLGAAIVAAGLWGIGGRQDAPRAAAQPAGIPVTLARVAHEDLTQNIDGVGTVTSLHSVLVRPQVEGLLTALLVEEGQMVEKGQLLATIDDRAIAAALEQAEATRQSNQAQLRIVEQDLQRYRTLSQRGSISRQILEQTEAEAARLRGTLRGNQATIEAERVRLSYTRITSPVAGRVGIRNVDVGNLLRTNDSSGLFTVTQMSPISVVFALPQETLPRLQPLLGGAAPVVAHSRDGGELLGEGHLNSIDNQVASSTGTIRARAVFDNPDGKLWPGQFVTVDLRAGVLRNGLVLDSRAVRRGLDGAYVFRIEEGKAQKVPVRIVQEVEGRSLIEGLAAGDEVVLDGHSRLTPGARVEIQGDAQALARRSQP, encoded by the coding sequence ATGCGGGGCCAACGGCGGGTGTGGGTTGCGGCGGGTGTGTTGGGAGCGGCCATCGTAGCGGCGGGGCTGTGGGGGATCGGCGGCAGGCAGGACGCGCCGCGCGCTGCCGCGCAACCCGCCGGGATTCCGGTAACCCTGGCGCGGGTCGCGCACGAGGACCTGACGCAGAACATCGATGGCGTCGGCACCGTCACTTCGCTGCACAGCGTGCTGGTGCGTCCGCAGGTGGAAGGCCTGCTCACTGCGCTGTTGGTGGAAGAGGGGCAGATGGTCGAAAAGGGCCAGTTGCTGGCGACCATCGACGACCGCGCCATCGCTGCGGCGCTGGAGCAGGCCGAGGCGACCCGGCAGAGCAACCAGGCGCAGTTGCGCATCGTCGAGCAGGATCTGCAGCGCTATCGCACCCTTAGCCAGCGCGGCTCGATCTCCCGGCAGATACTGGAACAGACAGAGGCCGAGGCTGCGCGCCTGCGCGGCACCCTGCGCGGCAACCAGGCGACCATCGAGGCCGAGCGCGTGCGCCTGTCCTATACCCGCATTACTTCGCCGGTGGCCGGGCGCGTCGGCATCCGCAACGTCGACGTCGGCAACCTGCTGCGTACCAATGACAGCAGCGGCCTGTTCACGGTCACCCAGATGTCGCCGATTTCCGTGGTCTTCGCCCTGCCGCAGGAAACCCTGCCTCGGCTGCAGCCGCTGCTGGGCGGCGCCGCGCCGGTGGTTGCCCATAGCCGGGATGGCGGCGAGCTGCTGGGCGAGGGGCACCTGAACAGCATCGACAACCAGGTGGCCAGCAGCACCGGCACCATCCGCGCCAGGGCGGTCTTCGACAATCCCGATGGCAAGCTGTGGCCGGGGCAGTTCGTCACCGTCGACCTGCGCGCCGGGGTGCTGCGCAATGGCCTGGTGCTGGACAGCCGGGCGGTGCGCCGCGGCCTGGATGGCGCCTACGTGTTTCGCATCGAGGAGGGCAAGGCGCAGAAGGTGCCGGTGCGCATCGTGCAGGAAGTGGAGGGCCGCAGCCTGATCGAAGGGCTGGCGGCGGGCGATGAAGTGGTGCTCGATGGCCACTCGCGGCTGACGCCGGGGGCGCGGGTCGAGATACAGGGCGATGCGCAGGCGCTGGCGCGCCGGAGCCAGCCATGA
- the lapD gene encoding cyclic di-GMP receptor LapD: MSLLKQLFLAICLFLVVAFAGSFAASLESSREQMISQLRSHAQDAATALGLSLTPHVDDPAMIELMVSSIFDSGYFATIRVVSIPEGKVIVERDTSTQSDQVPHWFARLVNLKAQGGDALIMRGWEQAARVEVVSHPQFALAKLWDGALGSLAWLLVCGLVSAVLGGWLLRTQLKPLEQMVQQAQAITRREFLTLPREPRTPELKRVVQAMNQMVDKLKALFAEEATRSEKLREEAYQDALSGLANRRLFDARLDAQLSPTEQNAAGYLLLLRLNDLAGLNQRLGGQRTDALIRDVAELLERERQQHGTPDWLAARSRGGEFTLLAPGLDSAGAEQLAEELSASLENLRGTGASDCTPVAHLGLAAFRPGESPASILSRADQALAQAQSSSTRFWQRLDNSGVQPAQDSRAWRDWLDDALQKGKLQLWFQPVRACAEHGELLHQKVLARLLDPKGEAVAAGQFLPWIERFGWSARFDLAMLEHALAHLARHPSPLALSLSAETVRSAEPLRQLFEVLRAHPEQAQLMILEVDERYLPPPAELERLSQAVQDTGCKLGLQHFGGRFSLIGNLTRLGLAYLKIDGSYIRAIDQDNDKRLFIEAVFRAANSIDLPLIAEMVETDGELRVLREMGIAGAMGRLVGAPKPSQKAGT; this comes from the coding sequence ATGTCATTGCTCAAGCAACTGTTCCTGGCAATCTGCCTGTTCCTCGTAGTGGCCTTCGCCGGCAGCTTCGCCGCCAGCCTGGAAAGCTCCCGCGAGCAGATGATCAGCCAGCTTCGCTCCCACGCCCAGGACGCCGCCACCGCGCTTGGCCTGTCGCTGACGCCGCATGTCGACGACCCGGCGATGATCGAACTGATGGTCAGCTCGATCTTCGACTCCGGCTACTTCGCCACCATCCGCGTGGTCAGCATTCCCGAGGGCAAGGTGATCGTCGAACGCGACACCAGCACCCAGTCAGACCAGGTGCCGCACTGGTTCGCCCGCCTGGTGAACCTCAAGGCCCAGGGCGGCGACGCGCTGATCATGCGCGGCTGGGAACAGGCCGCGCGGGTCGAAGTGGTCAGCCATCCACAGTTCGCGCTGGCCAAGCTATGGGACGGCGCGCTGGGCAGCCTGGCCTGGCTGCTGGTTTGCGGGCTGGTCAGCGCCGTGCTCGGCGGTTGGCTGCTGCGCACCCAGCTCAAGCCGCTGGAGCAGATGGTCCAGCAGGCCCAGGCCATCACCCGCCGAGAATTCCTCACCTTGCCCAGGGAACCGCGCACGCCGGAGCTCAAGCGCGTGGTGCAGGCCATGAACCAGATGGTCGACAAGCTCAAGGCGCTGTTTGCCGAAGAGGCCACCCGCAGCGAAAAACTGCGTGAGGAAGCCTACCAGGACGCTCTCTCGGGCCTGGCCAACCGCCGCCTGTTCGACGCCCGGCTGGATGCGCAGCTCTCGCCCACCGAACAGAACGCCGCCGGCTACCTGCTGCTGTTGCGGTTGAACGACCTGGCCGGGCTCAACCAGCGCCTGGGCGGGCAGCGCACCGACGCACTGATCCGAGACGTGGCCGAACTGCTGGAACGCGAGCGCCAGCAGCACGGCACCCCCGACTGGCTGGCCGCGCGCAGCCGAGGCGGCGAGTTCACCCTGCTCGCCCCGGGCCTGGACAGCGCCGGCGCCGAGCAGCTCGCCGAAGAACTGAGCGCGTCTCTGGAAAACCTGCGCGGCACCGGCGCCAGCGACTGCACCCCAGTGGCACATCTGGGGCTGGCGGCATTCCGTCCCGGCGAATCGCCGGCCAGCATCCTCTCCCGCGCCGACCAGGCGCTGGCGCAGGCGCAAAGTTCCAGCACGCGCTTCTGGCAACGCCTGGACAACTCAGGCGTGCAACCGGCACAGGATTCCCGCGCCTGGCGCGACTGGCTCGACGATGCGTTGCAGAAGGGCAAGCTCCAGCTATGGTTCCAGCCAGTCCGCGCCTGCGCCGAGCATGGCGAGTTGCTGCACCAGAAGGTCCTCGCCCGCCTGCTCGACCCGAAGGGCGAAGCCGTGGCCGCCGGGCAGTTCCTGCCGTGGATAGAACGTTTCGGCTGGTCTGCCCGCTTCGACCTGGCGATGCTCGAACACGCCCTCGCCCACCTCGCGCGGCACCCCTCGCCACTGGCGTTGTCGCTCTCCGCCGAAACCGTGCGCAGCGCCGAACCGCTGCGCCAACTGTTCGAGGTACTGCGCGCGCATCCTGAGCAAGCGCAGTTGATGATCCTGGAGGTGGACGAGCGCTACCTGCCGCCCCCCGCGGAACTGGAACGCCTGAGCCAGGCAGTGCAGGACACTGGCTGCAAACTCGGCCTGCAGCATTTCGGCGGCCGCTTCAGCCTGATCGGCAACCTCACCCGCCTGGGGCTGGCCTACCTGAAGATCGACGGCAGCTACATCCGCGCCATCGACCAGGACAACGACAAGCGCCTGTTCATCGAAGCGGTATTCCGCGCGGCGAACAGCATCGACCTGCCGTTGATCGCGGAGATGGTGGAAACCGACGGGGAACTGCGGGTGCTGCGGGAAATGGGGATCGCCGGGGCGATGGGACGGCTGGTAGGGGCGCCGAAGCCATCGCAGAAAGCCGGAACCTAG
- the mnmC gene encoding bifunctional tRNA (5-methylaminomethyl-2-thiouridine)(34)-methyltransferase MnmD/FAD-dependent 5-carboxymethylaminomethyl-2-thiouridine(34) oxidoreductase MnmC has protein sequence MPDIHSAQIDWDENGQPTSRTYGDVYFSRASGIDETRHVFLDGNRLAERFAALPAGGRLCIGETGFGTGLNFLCTWQRFEELAPADARLHFVSVEKFPVAPDDLHRALALWPELLPWSRQLLAQYVAVNPGFQRFVFAGGRVVLTLLVGDVLETLPELDARIDAWFLDGFSPAKNPEMWTDALFAELARLSAPGTTLATFTSAGFVRRGLIAAGFVIRRTPGFGKKWEMSQGEYTGSEQPTGKPWYARPARPKGPRTALVIGGGMAGCASAASLAARGWQVTLIERHGALAEEASGNPQGVLYLKLSAHGTALSRLIISGFGHTRRLIERLQAGTQWSACGVLQLGFDETETQRQAQLAAAFPASLLRVLDQSAAQAVAGVGLPAGGLFFPEAGWVHPPALCRLLAQHPNIRVVTGRQVRLQRDADGWSAWHGDEKLAAAPVAILATAAQVRDFEGASSLPLKRIRGQITRLPATATSEALRTVVCAEGYVAPARGGEHTLGASFDFKRTDTEPSLEEHLGNLELLAEISPDLGQRLGVATLDPATLEGRAAFRCTTPDYLPLVGPLAERAAFAKAYAILGKDARQVPDTPCPWLDGLYLNSAHGSRGLVTAPLAGELLAAWLDDEPLPLPRSVAEACHPNRFFLREVVRGQNAS, from the coding sequence ATGCCTGATATCCACAGTGCCCAGATCGACTGGGACGAGAACGGCCAGCCTACGTCCCGAACCTACGGCGACGTGTACTTTTCCCGCGCCTCCGGCATCGACGAAACGCGCCACGTATTCCTCGATGGCAACCGCCTGGCCGAACGCTTTGCCGCGCTGCCCGCCGGCGGCCGCCTGTGCATCGGCGAGACCGGCTTCGGCACCGGGCTGAACTTCCTCTGCACCTGGCAACGCTTCGAGGAGCTGGCCCCGGCGGATGCGCGGCTGCACTTCGTCAGCGTGGAGAAGTTCCCGGTAGCGCCGGACGACCTGCACCGCGCCCTGGCTCTGTGGCCGGAGCTGCTGCCCTGGTCGCGGCAGTTGCTGGCGCAGTATGTAGCGGTCAATCCCGGCTTCCAGCGCTTTGTCTTCGCCGGCGGCCGCGTGGTCCTGACCCTGCTGGTGGGCGATGTACTGGAAACACTGCCGGAACTGGACGCACGTATCGACGCCTGGTTCCTCGATGGTTTCTCGCCGGCGAAGAACCCCGAGATGTGGACCGACGCGCTGTTCGCCGAACTGGCCCGCCTCTCGGCGCCGGGCACGACCCTGGCCACCTTCACCAGCGCCGGCTTCGTCCGCCGCGGGCTGATTGCAGCCGGCTTCGTCATCCGCCGGACACCCGGTTTCGGCAAGAAATGGGAAATGTCGCAGGGCGAATACACCGGCAGCGAACAACCGACAGGCAAACCCTGGTATGCCCGCCCCGCCCGCCCGAAGGGGCCACGCACGGCACTGGTGATCGGCGGCGGCATGGCCGGCTGCGCCAGTGCAGCGAGCCTCGCCGCGCGCGGCTGGCAGGTGACGCTGATCGAACGACATGGCGCGCTGGCCGAGGAGGCCTCGGGCAATCCGCAAGGTGTGCTCTACCTCAAGCTCTCCGCCCACGGCACGGCGCTGTCGCGGCTGATCATCAGCGGCTTCGGCCACACTCGCCGGCTGATCGAGCGCCTGCAGGCAGGCACGCAATGGTCGGCCTGCGGCGTGCTGCAACTGGGCTTCGACGAGACCGAGACACAGCGCCAGGCGCAACTGGCCGCCGCCTTCCCCGCATCGCTGCTGCGCGTGCTCGACCAGAGCGCGGCCCAAGCCGTCGCCGGAGTCGGCCTGCCAGCCGGCGGGCTGTTTTTCCCCGAAGCCGGCTGGGTGCACCCGCCGGCACTCTGCCGTCTGCTGGCACAGCATCCGAACATCCGCGTGGTGACTGGCCGGCAGGTCCGCCTGCAACGCGATGCCGACGGCTGGAGCGCCTGGCACGGCGATGAGAAACTGGCCGCCGCGCCGGTCGCCATCCTCGCCACCGCCGCCCAGGTGCGTGACTTCGAGGGCGCCAGCAGCCTGCCGCTCAAGCGCATTCGCGGGCAGATCACCCGCCTGCCGGCAACCGCCACGAGCGAGGCGCTGCGTACCGTAGTCTGCGCCGAGGGCTACGTCGCACCGGCACGCGGCGGCGAGCATACACTCGGCGCCAGTTTCGACTTCAAGCGCACGGATACCGAGCCATCGCTGGAAGAACACCTGGGCAATCTGGAGTTGCTGGCGGAGATTTCCCCGGACTTGGGCCAGCGCCTGGGCGTCGCCACGCTGGATCCGGCAACCCTGGAAGGCCGCGCGGCGTTCCGCTGCACCACGCCGGACTACCTGCCGCTGGTTGGCCCGCTGGCCGAGCGCGCCGCCTTCGCCAAGGCCTACGCCATCCTCGGCAAGGATGCCCGGCAGGTGCCGGACACGCCCTGCCCCTGGCTCGACGGCCTGTACCTCAACAGTGCCCACGGCTCGCGCGGGCTGGTGACCGCCCCGCTGGCCGGCGAACTGCTGGCCGCCTGGCTGGACGACGAACCGCTGCCATTGCCGCGCTCCGTCGCCGAGGCCTGCCATCCGAACCGATTCTTCCTGCGCGAAGTCGTGCGCGGGCAGAACGCCTCCTGA
- a CDS encoding sulfite exporter TauE/SafE family protein: MDALLLESSAIGLILGLLLGLTGAGGSLVALPLLLSLHLPLHDAIGVSLGAVALSAAVGAVPRARQGQVAWRPLFWLVITGWPGNAAGQWLGRYVPDSWLIVGFCVLVLWSAWRMWQGSSQPRKVGKPMRNGPLLGVGLAVGLLSGLMGVGGGFLIVPGLLWFTPLSMLAATATSMAVIALVSGGGFLLYLSHAQPPLPLLACLAAGGALGVLFGNRLAVRLGGQTLQRLFAMMLVAVSLSLAAQKLLG, encoded by the coding sequence ATGGATGCACTACTGCTGGAATCTTCCGCCATCGGCCTGATCCTCGGCCTGCTGCTCGGTTTGACCGGTGCCGGCGGCTCGCTGGTGGCGCTGCCGCTGCTGCTCAGCCTGCACCTGCCGCTGCATGACGCGATTGGTGTCAGCCTGGGTGCCGTGGCGCTTTCCGCTGCGGTCGGCGCGGTGCCCCGGGCACGCCAGGGACAAGTGGCCTGGAGGCCGCTGTTCTGGCTGGTGATCACCGGCTGGCCAGGCAACGCCGCCGGCCAATGGCTGGGGCGCTACGTACCGGACTCGTGGCTGATCGTGGGCTTCTGCGTGCTGGTGCTCTGGTCGGCGTGGCGCATGTGGCAAGGCTCCAGCCAACCTCGCAAGGTCGGCAAGCCGATGCGCAACGGCCCGTTGCTCGGCGTCGGCCTGGCGGTGGGATTGCTCTCGGGACTGATGGGAGTAGGTGGCGGCTTCCTCATCGTGCCGGGGCTGCTGTGGTTCACGCCGCTGTCGATGCTGGCGGCGACGGCCACCTCGATGGCGGTGATCGCGCTGGTCTCCGGCGGCGGCTTCCTGCTCTACCTGAGCCACGCGCAACCGCCGCTGCCGCTGCTGGCCTGTCTCGCCGCGGGCGGTGCGCTGGGAGTGCTGTTCGGCAATCGCCTGGCGGTCCGCCTGGGTGGGCAGACCCTGCAGCGCCTGTTCGCCATGATGCTGGTAGCGGTCAGCCTGTCGCTGGCCGCGCAGAAGCTGCTGGGCTGA
- a CDS encoding MarR family winged helix-turn-helix transcriptional regulator, translated as MADSKSPTRNAHALSMLQALRRLQQAAEVHSKSLGRDGELTPLHLLILQVVELEGEITAGQLARHVALSQSSLSSALARLESRGLLSRRRDDDDRRKQWLSLEGEGQRALRNAPELLPEHALERFAGLPEWEQHAILAGLLRAAELFEAPEVGAEPEEEEF; from the coding sequence ATGGCCGATAGCAAATCTCCGACACGCAATGCCCATGCCCTCTCGATGCTCCAGGCGCTGCGCCGGCTGCAGCAGGCGGCCGAGGTGCACTCCAAGAGCCTGGGGCGCGATGGCGAGCTGACCCCGCTGCACCTGCTGATCCTGCAGGTGGTGGAATTGGAGGGTGAAATTACCGCCGGTCAGTTGGCCAGGCATGTAGCCCTGTCTCAATCGTCGCTTTCCAGCGCGCTGGCGCGGCTGGAGAGCCGGGGATTGTTGAGCCGCCGCCGCGATGACGACGACCGCCGCAAGCAATGGCTCAGCCTGGAGGGCGAGGGCCAGCGGGCGTTGCGCAACGCGCCGGAACTGTTGCCCGAACATGCCCTGGAGCGCTTTGCCGGGCTGCCCGAATGGGAGCAGCACGCCATCCTCGCCGGGCTGCTGCGTGCCGCCGAACTGTTCGAAGCCCCGGAAGTCGGGGCGGAGCCGGAGGAGGAGGAATTCTGA
- the pap gene encoding polyphosphate:AMP phosphotransferase yields the protein MFESAEIGHSIDKETYEKEVIVLREALLEAQYELKQQSRFPVIILINGIEGAGKGETVKLLNEWMDPRLIQVESFLLPSDEELSRPSQWRFWRRLPPKGRIGIFFGNWYSQMLYARVSGEIKDSRLDVAINAAERFERMLCDEGALIFKFWFHLSKKQLKERLKALESDPQRSWQLSEVDWKQSEVYDKFVRYGERVLRRTSRDYAPWYIVEGAEERYRSLTVGRTILEGLQAALKLKARPTPQPHAAPLVSSLDNKGLLGALDLTLSLDKDQYKEQLAKEQARLATLMRDKRFRSHSLIAVFEGNDAAGKGGAIRRVTDALDPRQYRIVPIAAPTEEERAQPYLWRFWRHIPARRQFTIFDRSWYGRVLVERVEGFASDADWLRAYAEINDFEEQLVDFGIVLVKFWLSIDQETQLERFKERESIPFKRFKITEEDWRNRDKWDLYVDAVGDMVDRTSTEIAPWTLVEANDKRFARVKVLRTINDALEAAYAKKKG from the coding sequence ATGTTCGAGTCCGCCGAAATCGGTCATTCCATCGACAAGGAAACCTACGAGAAGGAAGTCATCGTCCTGCGCGAGGCGCTGCTTGAAGCCCAGTACGAGCTCAAGCAGCAGTCGCGCTTCCCGGTGATCATCCTGATCAATGGCATCGAGGGCGCCGGCAAGGGCGAGACGGTCAAGCTGCTCAACGAATGGATGGATCCACGCCTGATCCAGGTGGAGAGCTTCCTGCTGCCGAGCGACGAGGAGCTGTCACGGCCTTCCCAGTGGCGCTTCTGGCGCCGCCTGCCGCCCAAGGGACGGATCGGCATCTTCTTCGGCAACTGGTACAGCCAGATGCTTTACGCGCGGGTCTCCGGCGAGATCAAGGACAGCCGCCTGGACGTCGCCATCAATGCAGCCGAGCGTTTCGAGCGGATGCTCTGCGACGAGGGCGCGCTGATCTTCAAGTTCTGGTTCCACCTGTCCAAGAAGCAGCTCAAGGAGCGGCTCAAGGCGCTGGAAAGCGACCCGCAGCGTAGCTGGCAGCTCAGTGAGGTGGACTGGAAGCAGAGCGAGGTCTACGACAAGTTCGTGCGCTATGGCGAGCGCGTGCTGCGCCGCACCAGCCGCGACTATGCGCCCTGGTACATCGTCGAGGGCGCCGAGGAACGCTACCGCAGCCTGACGGTGGGCCGCACCATCCTCGAAGGCTTGCAGGCTGCGCTCAAGCTCAAGGCCCGGCCCACGCCGCAGCCGCACGCGGCGCCGCTGGTCTCCAGCCTGGACAACAAGGGGCTGCTCGGTGCGCTGGACCTCACTCTGAGCCTGGACAAGGACCAGTACAAGGAACAACTGGCCAAGGAGCAGGCGCGCCTGGCTACGCTGATGCGCGACAAGCGCTTCCGCAGCCACTCGCTGATCGCCGTGTTCGAGGGCAATGACGCCGCCGGCAAGGGTGGCGCCATCCGCCGCGTGACCGATGCGCTGGACCCCCGGCAGTATCGCATCGTGCCGATCGCCGCGCCGACCGAGGAAGAGCGCGCGCAACCTTACCTGTGGCGCTTCTGGCGGCATATCCCGGCACGCCGGCAGTTCACCATCTTCGACCGTTCCTGGTATGGCCGCGTGCTGGTGGAGCGTGTCGAGGGGTTCGCCTCGGATGCCGACTGGCTGCGTGCCTATGCCGAGATCAACGACTTCGAGGAGCAGTTGGTGGACTTCGGCATCGTCCTGGTGAAGTTCTGGCTGTCCATCGACCAGGAGACCCAACTGGAACGCTTCAAGGAGCGTGAGTCGATTCCGTTCAAGCGCTTCAAGATCACCGAGGAGGACTGGCGCAACCGCGACAAGTGGGACCTCTACGTTGACGCGGTGGGCGACATGGTCGACCGCACCAGCACGGAGATCGCGCCCTGGACTCTGGTGGAGGCGAACGACAAGCGGTTTGCGCGGGTTAAGGTGCTGCGCACCATCAACGATGCGCTGGAAGCGGCCTACGCGAAGAAGAAGGGCTGA
- the lapG gene encoding cysteine protease LapG — protein sequence MQPSRGARRLFASPLRLRAGVLLLLLLALTATAAWNFDAILRNAEQRYGNLGPAKTRIQDWGRLIDSSENLDEAAKLKAVNAFFNGALVFTDDRTVWHQEDYWATPIEALYKGAGDCEDYSIAKFVTLRRLGVASDKLRITYVKALQQNQAHMVLTYYASPTAEPLVLDNLIPQIKPASQRKDLLPVYAFNAEGLWLPGPNGGKRTGDSKKLSRWQDLLTKMRAEGIDLDEMR from the coding sequence ATGCAGCCATCCCGAGGAGCCCGAAGGCTGTTCGCCAGCCCGCTGCGTCTGCGGGCCGGCGTGCTTTTGCTGCTGCTCCTGGCGCTGACCGCCACCGCCGCCTGGAATTTCGATGCCATCCTCAGAAACGCCGAGCAACGCTACGGCAACCTTGGTCCTGCGAAGACCCGTATCCAGGACTGGGGCCGCCTGATCGACTCCAGCGAAAACCTCGACGAAGCCGCCAAGCTCAAGGCCGTGAATGCCTTCTTCAACGGCGCCCTGGTATTCACCGACGACCGCACCGTCTGGCACCAGGAGGATTACTGGGCGACACCGATCGAAGCGCTCTACAAGGGCGCAGGGGACTGCGAGGATTACTCCATCGCCAAGTTCGTCACCCTGCGCCGTCTCGGCGTCGCCAGCGACAAGCTGCGCATCACCTACGTCAAGGCGCTGCAACAGAACCAGGCGCACATGGTGCTCACCTACTACGCCTCGCCCACCGCCGAACCGCTGGTACTGGACAACCTGATCCCGCAGATCAAGCCCGCCTCCCAGCGCAAGGACCTCCTGCCCGTCTACGCCTTCAACGCCGAAGGGCTGTGGCTGCCCGGCCCCAACGGCGGCAAGCGCACCGGCGACAGCAAGAAGCTGTCGCGCTGGCAGGACCTGTTGACCAAGATGCGCGCCGAGGGCATTGACCTCGACGAGATGCGATAG